The following coding sequences are from one Triticum aestivum cultivar Chinese Spring chromosome 5A, IWGSC CS RefSeq v2.1, whole genome shotgun sequence window:
- the LOC123102389 gene encoding protein misato homolog 1 yields MREVVTVQVGGFANFVGSHFWNFQDELLGLADDPAADAAFRTAPLDMDVLYRTGETLQGVSTYCPRLVSVGSRGSLGSLSSSGAPSLSSAASDQLNVTTWSGNVTRSVEKPHGRNLFLQSLTEQEPNPSTGNGGNNSQKSVEDKDLVECLEKDVNFWTDYTKVQYHPQSLYEMYGSWTDFDKFDNFGTAREVVSEWSLMEEMNEKLRFFVEECDHIQGIQFIVDDSGGFSSIASTYLENIADDYTNTPVLLYCVRDPVTHGSSRNQRDTITRSLHDAVSLSKLSSFCSLMVPIGLPSLSQSSLSPFLSIQDAKPFHSSAISAAAIHSVTVPFRLQNAGPASNIAHSSGNIDMRELVHIISDQGRQNMVTALDVAMPAPSLKDGNDLWNMKSLHTLTPEISDDEEDPYSVESLVVHGVLRAGGHRASISQVKGSVCSAYEARDTKPKFSHLSVSPCPLPIPLPFPSIFRSNIGQHGEILSNHVEGTQTKGSLDVESIPMAARLRSSNAVLPFIERRSLSLQKFGIARGALGTQILRDWGFGREEMEDMGEHLSKMVRAFHPDGGLTSDSD; encoded by the exons ATGAGGGAGGTGGTGACGGTGCAGGTCGGCGGCTTCGCCAACTTCGTCGGCTCCCACTTCTGGAACTTCCAG GATGAGCTCCTCGGGCTCGCCGACGACCCCGCCGCAGACGCCGCCTTCAGGACCGCGCCGCTCGACATGGACGTCCTGTACCGCACCGGCGAGACGCTCCAG GGCGTCTCCACCTACTGCCCCCGTTTGGTATCTGTTGGTTCTCGAG GGTCTCTTGGTTCTTTAAGTTCCTCCGGTGCTCCGAGCCTGAGTAGCGCTGCCTCGGATCAGCTCAATGTCACTACATG GTCTGGAAATGTAACAAGATCGGTAGAAAAGCCTCATGGGCGGAACTTGTTTCTGCAAAGCTTAACTGAACAAGAGCCGAACCCAAGCACTGGCAATGGTGGGAACAACTCTCAGAAAAGTGTAGAAGATAAGGACTTAGTTGAATGCTTAGAGAAGGATGTTAACTTTTGGACTGATTATACGAAGGTTCAGTATCACCCTCAAAGCTTGTATGAAATGTATGGGTCATGGACAGACTTTGACAAGTTTGACAACTTTGGAACTGCAAGGGAGGTAGTTTCAGAATGGTCTCTAATGGAGGAGATGAATGAGAAGCTAAGGTTCTTTGTTGAAGAATGTGATCACATTCAG GGTATCCAGTTTATTGTGGACGATTCGGGAGGGTTTTCCAGCATAGCTTCTACTTATTTGGAAAACATTGCTGATGACTACACAAACACACCTGTATTGCTTTACTGTGTGAGGGATCCAGTTACTCATGGATCATCCAGAAATCAAAGGGATACCATTACAAGATCTTTGCATGATGCTGTTTCACTTTCAAAGCTTTCATCCTTTTGCAGTTTGATGGTTCCAATAGGACTGCCTTCTCTCAGTCAAA GTTCTTTGTCACCCTTCCTTTCTATACAAGATGCAAAACCATTCCACTCCAGTGCAATTTCTGCAGCAGCGATACATTCAGTAACTGTACCATTTAGACTACAAAACGCTGGGCCGGCTTCAAACATAGCACATTCATCTGGTAATATTGATATGCGCGAACTTGTGCACATAATATCTGATCAGGGTAGGCAGAACATGGTTACTGCTCTGGACGTAGCAATGCCTGCCCCTTCTTTGAAAG ATGGAAATGATCTGTGGAACATGAAAAGCCTCCACACACTGACCCCTGAAATCAGTGACGACGAAGAAGACCCATACTCTGTTGAATCATTGGTGGTTCATGGAGTTCTGCGTGCAG GTGGGCATCGGGCATCAATATCACAAGTGAAGGGCTCCGTGTGCTCAGCTTATGAAGCCAGAGATACAAAACCAAAGTTCTCTCATCTGTCAGTGTCACCCTGCCCGCTCCCCATTCCCCTCCCGTTCCCATCGATCTTCAGGAGCAACATCGGCCAGCACGGCGAGATCCTCAGTAACCACGTAGAGGGAACCCAGACAAAGGGCTCACTCGACGTCGAGTCGATACCGATGGCTGCACGCCTAAGGTCGAGCAACGCGGTACTGCCCTTCATAGAGAGGCGCTCGCTGAGCCTCCAGAAGTTCGGCATTGCCAGGGGCGCTCTGGGGACCCAGATACTGCGCGACTGGGGCTTCgggagggaggagatggaggacaTGGGCGAGCACCTGTCGAAGATGGTCCGCGCTTTCCACCCCGACGGCGGTCTAACATCGGATTCTGACTAA